In a single window of the Terrirubrum flagellatum genome:
- the hppD gene encoding 4-hydroxyphenylpyruvate dioxygenase encodes MGPFPHDAPPATISPENPAGTDGFEFVEFAHPEPQKLAELFARMGYKAVAKHRTKDITVWRQGDINYIVNAEPGSHAMNFVAEHGPCAPSMAWRVVNAKHALDHAVSKGATPYAGDGKCIDAPAIVGIGGSLLYFIETYGEKGSAYDAEFDWIGERNAKPAGVGFYYLDHLTHNVYRGNMDKWWDFYRDLFGFKQIHFFDIDGKITGLVSRAITSPCGKIRIPLNESKDETSQIAEYLKKYKGEGIQHIAVGTDGIYDATDKLAANGLKFMPGPPDTYYEMSQARVNGHDEPLARMKKHGILIDGEGVVDGGMTKILLQIFSKTVIGPIFFEFIQRKGDEGFGEGNFRALFESIEQDQIRRGVLKPAA; translated from the coding sequence ATGGGACCCTTCCCGCATGATGCCCCGCCGGCGACCATCAGCCCGGAGAATCCGGCCGGAACGGACGGCTTCGAATTCGTCGAGTTCGCTCATCCCGAGCCGCAGAAACTCGCCGAGCTTTTCGCCCGCATGGGCTACAAGGCGGTCGCGAAGCACCGGACGAAGGACATCACGGTCTGGCGGCAGGGCGACATCAACTACATCGTCAACGCCGAGCCCGGCTCGCATGCGATGAATTTTGTCGCCGAGCATGGTCCCTGCGCTCCCTCGATGGCGTGGCGCGTCGTCAACGCCAAACATGCGCTCGATCATGCGGTGTCGAAAGGCGCGACGCCTTATGCCGGCGACGGCAAATGCATCGACGCGCCCGCGATCGTCGGCATCGGCGGGTCGCTGCTTTATTTCATCGAGACCTATGGCGAGAAGGGTTCAGCCTATGACGCCGAATTCGACTGGATCGGCGAACGCAATGCCAAGCCTGCAGGCGTCGGCTTCTATTATCTCGATCACCTCACCCACAACGTCTATCGCGGCAACATGGACAAATGGTGGGATTTTTATCGCGACCTCTTCGGCTTCAAGCAGATTCATTTCTTCGATATCGACGGCAAGATCACGGGGCTTGTGAGCCGCGCGATCACGTCGCCCTGCGGCAAGATCCGCATCCCGCTCAACGAGTCGAAGGACGAGACCAGCCAGATCGCCGAATATCTCAAGAAGTATAAGGGCGAAGGCATCCAGCACATCGCCGTCGGCACCGACGGGATCTATGACGCGACCGACAAACTCGCTGCCAACGGCCTGAAATTCATGCCGGGCCCGCCGGACACCTACTATGAGATGTCGCAGGCGCGCGTAAACGGCCATGACGAGCCGCTCGCCCGCATGAAGAAACACGGTATCCTGATCGATGGCGAAGGCGTGGTCGATGGCGGCATGACGAAGATCCTGCTGCAGATCTTCTCGAAGACCGTGATCGGGCCGATCTTCTTCGAGTTCATCCAACGCAAGGGCGACGAAGGATTCGGCGAGGGCAATTTCCGCGCCCTCTTCGAATCGATCGAGCAGGATCAGATCAGGCGCGGCGTGCTGAAGCCGGCGGCGTAA
- a CDS encoding Lrp/AsnC family transcriptional regulator — protein MAHEQIILDATDLRLLAHLQEDGAATNAEASEAIGLSPSQVSRRRQALEQAGVIRGYRALLDPEAVGVGTTVFIHVALATHSRDNARRFRDLVRLTPAILEAYALTGEADYLLKVAVGGLKDLSQLVNDVLLPHESVDRVRSEVVLDVLKETSALPLAAR, from the coding sequence ATGGCGCACGAACAAATCATTCTCGACGCGACTGATCTGCGCCTCTTGGCGCATCTGCAGGAGGATGGCGCCGCGACCAACGCCGAGGCGTCGGAGGCGATCGGCCTCTCGCCGTCGCAGGTGTCGCGCCGCCGGCAGGCCCTGGAGCAGGCCGGCGTGATCCGCGGCTATCGCGCGTTGCTCGATCCCGAAGCTGTCGGGGTCGGCACCACGGTCTTCATCCATGTCGCGCTCGCGACCCATTCGCGCGACAACGCCAGGCGCTTCCGCGATCTCGTGCGCCTGACGCCGGCGATCCTCGAAGCCTATGCGCTCACCGGCGAAGCCGACTATCTCCTGAAGGTCGCGGTTGGAGGTCTAAAAGACCTTTCGCAGCTCGTGAACGACGTGTTGCTGCCGCATGAATCGGTTGATCGCGTGCGCTCGGAAGTCGTGCTCGATGTGTTGAAGGAGACGAGCGCGCTGCCGCTCGCGGCGCGATAA
- a CDS encoding tellurite resistance TerB family protein — MFDAKSLLDGLLGGAQQGGQAGGLASVLGNVLAQAQAQAQQAGLGDTLNRMREQGVGGTASSVFGQATGGLRDAASRVDQSTGASDKFNEIVGQLSGGKSPNDILAQVKQMASDNPGMATAALGGLAAAIFGTSAGRGLATNAAKLGGLATIGGLAYSAWRNHQQGKPMLDLNAAPAAAPAGSGFEPDAATNEHAELFIRAMVAAAAADGSVDANERATIIAGLQQAGLNEEAYAWLENEIAHPMSADQLAAAAAGSPELATQIYTAARISIEPDEGAESQFLKTLAAKLGLPDALVAQIEATAKAAKAA, encoded by the coding sequence ATGTTTGACGCGAAATCGCTTCTCGACGGCCTTCTCGGCGGCGCCCAGCAGGGCGGACAGGCCGGTGGCCTCGCCAGTGTGCTCGGCAATGTTCTCGCCCAGGCGCAAGCGCAGGCCCAGCAGGCGGGCCTTGGCGACACGCTGAACCGCATGCGTGAGCAAGGCGTGGGTGGAACCGCCAGCAGCGTCTTCGGGCAGGCGACTGGTGGGCTGCGCGATGCGGCGAGCCGCGTCGATCAGAGCACCGGCGCCTCCGACAAATTCAACGAGATCGTCGGCCAGCTCTCCGGCGGCAAGTCGCCGAACGATATCCTGGCTCAGGTGAAGCAGATGGCGTCTGATAATCCCGGCATGGCGACGGCTGCGCTGGGCGGTCTCGCCGCGGCGATCTTCGGCACCAGCGCGGGCCGCGGCCTTGCCACGAACGCGGCGAAGCTCGGTGGTCTCGCGACGATCGGCGGTCTCGCCTACAGCGCCTGGCGCAACCATCAGCAGGGCAAGCCGATGCTCGATCTCAACGCTGCTCCTGCGGCGGCGCCGGCCGGCTCTGGCTTCGAGCCTGACGCCGCCACCAACGAGCATGCGGAACTGTTCATCCGGGCCATGGTCGCTGCCGCGGCGGCCGACGGCTCGGTGGACGCCAATGAGCGCGCGACGATCATCGCCGGACTGCAGCAAGCGGGTCTCAACGAGGAGGCCTATGCCTGGCTCGAAAACGAGATCGCGCATCCCATGTCGGCCGATCAACTCGCCGCGGCGGCCGCCGGCTCGCCCGAGCTTGCGACGCAAATCTACACCGCCGCCCGCATCTCCATCGAACCGGATGAGGGCGCCGAATCGCAGTTCCTCAAGACGCTTGCGGCGAAACTCGGACTTCCCGATGCGCTCGTCGCCCAGATCGAAGCGACGGCGAAGGCCGCCAAGGCCGCCTGA
- a CDS encoding permease: MSFRKFFSRIDWSFALICLLSGGSALAVLHREGWPKFFDIFTEDFSLFLEIVPKSIAGTLIGALVRLLVPREVIRQWIGENSGFFGLFIAAFAGILFPAGPFTVFPLAAAFLVAGADRGAAVAFITGWLLLGLNRAVIWEMPFFGFHFVALRSVGAVFMPVLAGWIARSIPLRFVMRGA, from the coding sequence TTGTCTTTCCGCAAATTCTTTTCCCGCATCGACTGGAGCTTCGCGCTCATCTGCCTTCTCAGCGGCGGATCGGCGCTCGCGGTGCTGCATCGCGAGGGCTGGCCGAAATTCTTCGACATCTTCACCGAGGATTTCTCGCTCTTCCTCGAAATCGTGCCGAAGTCGATCGCCGGCACGCTGATCGGCGCGCTCGTCCGCCTGCTCGTGCCGCGCGAGGTGATCCGGCAGTGGATCGGCGAGAATTCCGGCTTCTTCGGCCTGTTCATCGCGGCCTTCGCCGGCATCCTGTTTCCCGCCGGCCCCTTCACCGTGTTTCCCCTGGCGGCGGCGTTTCTCGTCGCCGGCGCTGATCGCGGCGCGGCGGTCGCCTTCATCACGGGCTGGCTGCTGCTCGGGCTCAATCGCGCGGTGATCTGGGAAATGCCGTTCTTCGGGTTCCATTTTGTTGCGCTGCGTTCGGTCGGCGCCGTCTTCATGCCGGTGCTGGCCGGCTGGATCGCGCGATCGATCCCGCTGCGCTTCGTGATGCGAGGCGCCTGA
- a CDS encoding DUF2272 domain-containing protein, translating into MIARRIRIVLSVVAIFATTQAAFAQVFPDPRQRVEMRFERPETKSGASFARVKDSQCRESVANVSGDATLRRRIVSLAAREWEAFHFPTFDIASVGLPLVPQVQSRAGSAAIVPGAINPALDRPLPRALRLGLAEDDGEVMERIGGYWAVTPGQDAVAVQNVIWGRGGWPGTGWAIPWSAAFVSWVMCEAGLTRPQFARAAKHSAYLSAMFENAEASAFTPADLTTPVAAGDLVCTGRAENRDIASLDEARRAATQGALMHCDIVVGKLRDRVLLIGGNVINAVTLTIALADAKGRVKSTALRPWFGVMKLKVPEDKRAGLRDMDWACLGKADALACLEMK; encoded by the coding sequence ATGATCGCGCGGCGCATTCGCATTGTTTTGTCAGTCGTCGCGATCTTCGCGACGACGCAGGCGGCGTTCGCACAGGTTTTCCCGGATCCGCGGCAGCGCGTCGAAATGCGTTTCGAACGCCCCGAGACGAAATCAGGCGCAAGTTTCGCGCGTGTGAAGGATTCACAGTGCCGCGAAAGTGTCGCGAACGTTTCTGGCGATGCGACGTTGCGCCGGCGCATCGTGTCGCTCGCAGCGCGCGAATGGGAGGCGTTCCACTTCCCGACCTTCGATATCGCAAGCGTAGGATTGCCGCTCGTGCCGCAAGTGCAGTCACGCGCGGGAAGCGCCGCGATCGTTCCTGGCGCGATCAACCCAGCTCTCGATCGCCCCTTGCCGCGCGCGTTGCGCCTCGGACTTGCCGAGGACGACGGCGAGGTGATGGAGCGTATCGGCGGTTATTGGGCCGTGACCCCCGGACAGGACGCCGTCGCCGTGCAGAATGTCATTTGGGGGCGAGGCGGGTGGCCGGGGACAGGTTGGGCGATCCCCTGGTCAGCCGCCTTCGTCTCCTGGGTGATGTGCGAGGCGGGGCTGACGCGGCCGCAATTCGCGCGCGCGGCGAAGCATTCGGCCTATCTCTCCGCCATGTTTGAGAACGCGGAAGCGTCCGCTTTCACGCCCGCCGATCTCACGACGCCGGTCGCCGCCGGCGATCTCGTCTGCACGGGGCGCGCTGAAAACAGGGACATCGCCTCGCTCGACGAGGCGCGGCGCGCGGCGACGCAAGGCGCGCTCATGCATTGCGACATCGTCGTGGGTAAGCTGCGCGATCGCGTGCTGCTGATCGGCGGCAATGTCATCAATGCGGTGACGCTGACGATCGCGCTCGCCGACGCGAAGGGCCGCGTGAAATCGACGGCGTTGCGGCCCTGGTTCGGCGTGATGAAGCTGAAGGTGCCGGAAGACAAACGGGCGGGATTGCGAGATATGGATTGGGCCTGTCTCGGCAAAGCTGATGCGCTCGCCTGTCTCGAAATGAAATAA
- a CDS encoding ureidoglycolate lyase: MMRKIVAEPLTPEAFAPFGAVFDPPAPKGRVYLDTSLVNLRDHAKASYSIVHVAPQLARPLPLSVVERHEFSSQSFTPLDHGRFLVVAGPKNGEGGADLDRIRVFVGSSFQSFTYGANVWHGPITPIDNPVRFAIMMFNDFVSGDEEVVRMSAPFAEVEGL, encoded by the coding sequence ATGATGAGAAAGATCGTCGCCGAGCCGCTGACACCAGAGGCGTTCGCGCCTTTTGGCGCTGTGTTCGATCCGCCTGCGCCAAAGGGCAGAGTCTATCTCGACACGTCGCTCGTGAATCTCCGCGACCATGCGAAGGCGAGCTATTCCATCGTTCATGTCGCCCCTCAACTTGCGCGGCCTCTGCCTCTCAGTGTTGTTGAACGGCACGAATTCTCTTCGCAGAGTTTCACGCCGCTCGATCATGGCCGCTTTCTCGTCGTCGCCGGTCCGAAGAATGGGGAAGGCGGCGCCGATCTCGACAGGATTCGCGTCTTCGTCGGTTCGTCCTTCCAGTCTTTCACCTATGGCGCAAATGTCTGGCACGGGCCGATCACGCCGATCGACAATCCCGTTCGCTTCGCGATCATGATGTTCAATGACTTCGTTTCCGGCGATGAGGAAGTCGTCCGCATGTCCGCGCCGTTCGCCGAAGTCGAAGGCCTCTGA
- a CDS encoding AprI/Inh family metalloprotease inhibitor has product MKRAAIIAQCVAVALIAAPATAQEISPDIIKATTGEWLFARRDGKPGCRIILSAEKTIGGYALTAPANCATRLPKIAEAAAWRFDGKGGLALADATRKTIVTVTERQEGSFWEGESGEARDLVMIKAPKGVEALPMAKALFGKWIMRRPGGPAICEATLLDKPPPGGEESFALTLSPTCDAAVKKLKLASWRIETLDLQLYGTDGEGLAFTPRADGNFSKSARAGGRPLEFVRASR; this is encoded by the coding sequence ATGAAGCGCGCCGCGATCATCGCCCAATGTGTGGCTGTGGCGCTCATCGCGGCGCCGGCGACGGCGCAGGAGATTTCCCCTGACATCATCAAGGCGACGACGGGCGAATGGCTGTTCGCGCGCCGCGACGGCAAGCCGGGATGCCGCATCATTTTGTCCGCGGAGAAAACGATCGGAGGCTATGCGCTGACTGCGCCCGCGAACTGCGCCACGCGACTGCCGAAAATCGCCGAGGCGGCGGCCTGGCGCTTCGACGGCAAGGGCGGCCTCGCCCTCGCCGACGCGACGCGCAAGACGATCGTCACCGTTACCGAACGCCAGGAAGGTTCATTCTGGGAAGGCGAGAGCGGCGAGGCGCGCGATCTCGTGATGATCAAGGCGCCAAAGGGCGTCGAAGCGCTGCCGATGGCGAAAGCGCTGTTCGGCAAATGGATCATGCGGCGGCCGGGCGGTCCTGCGATCTGCGAAGCGACCTTGCTCGACAAGCCGCCGCCGGGCGGCGAGGAGAGTTTCGCTTTGACTCTGTCGCCAACCTGCGACGCCGCGGTGAAGAAATTGAAGCTCGCCTCGTGGCGTATCGAAACGCTCGACCTGCAACTCTATGGAACCGACGGCGAAGGGCTCGCTTTCACGCCGCGCGCCGACGGTAATTTCAGCAAGTCGGCGCGCGCGGGCGGACGGCCGCTGGAGTTCGTGCGCGCTTCGCGCTGA